The sequence CCGGGGCCGGAGAGCGTCCTTTATGCCGGTCCGGTCACCCTCGTGCCTGACGAAGGCAGCAAGGTCGTTCGCGCGGCCGCCTTTCGCAACCGCGATCGCGTCAGTGGAGTGGAGACCCACAGTTATTTTTTCCATCGGCCTTCGCACGGTCTGCCCGCCGTCGCCCTGACCATGGATCCCTCGCATTTCCGACAGGTCCACATGCGCGCGCGTGAACGGGGGATCCTTTCGGAGCGAACCGCCGTCGTCGAGGTATTCGAGGCCGACGGGAGTCGCGCTCACTCTTCGACCGCGGGGCTTCGACTTCACGGCAACACCGGGCGCTTCGGTCCCTGGGAAACGAAGAAATCGTACCGGTTGCACTTTCGCGACCAGTACGGAAAGGGAAGGCTTGCGTATCCACTCATCCCCGGCCACCCCGACCTCGAACGGGTGGTTCTGAGGGCGGGAAACGACGACGCGTTCCGAAAGCAGCGGCGCGCCACCTATGTGCGCGACCAGCTCCTGCGTCAGTTGCACGAGGACATGGGACACGTGGCGTCCCACGGGGCTTGGTACGAGCTGTACGTGAATCGCAAGTACCACGGCGTCTACAACGTCGCCGAGCGCATCGATCGGGACTTCTTCTCGACTCACGCGGGCGGTCTCGAGTGGGACATCTGGCGCGACGGAGCGTTGGACGAGGCCACGGCGAGGAGCTGGGACGAGCTCCTCGAGAGCGTCGCCCGTAGGGATCTCACGGACGACCGTGCCTACGAACGTGCCTCGGAGATGATCGATATCGAGAGCTTCACCGACTACATGATTCTCAACATCTGGGCCCAGAACAACGACTGGCCGCACAAGAACTACGTCGCCGCGCGCCCTCGAGGCGGCAAGTGGATCTTTCTCATCTGGGACGCGGAGATGGCGCTCGGCCTCCACACGGAGAGCTCCGATCTCGATACCTTCGAGCGCGCGGTCACGAGAGGCGAAGTCGGAATCAGCGAGCTTCTGGAGTCGCTGCTTCGAAACGTCCGCTATCAAGAGCTCTTTCTCGACCGTTTCGAAGAACACCTGAGAGGCACTTTGTCTCCCGACCACGTCCTCGAGCGGATCGCGACGCTACGGGCAACATTGGCGGCCGGCGTGAGCGCCGAAGTCCGCGAGGGTTTTTCCGAGGCCCA comes from Vicinamibacteria bacterium and encodes:
- a CDS encoding CotH kinase family protein, translated to MKRWPLGLLILGSGGLSWWMEVDPNTTRSVVINEILLINRSTTLDEDGNRSAWIELLNAGGDEVDLGGFALSDDATLPRKWPLPRAVLRPGDRVLVHASGKNRGMHANFDLRPRSQLVVLTGPDEETSDAVALPRQTDDRSYGRDPDGTGRFHYFLTPTPGSTNRGLSSSTPISSRPRMNPDGGFYDQRLDVDLSMELPTDDFEIRYTTDWSPPGPESVLYAGPVTLVPDEGSKVVRAAAFRNRDRVSGVETHSYFFHRPSHGLPAVALTMDPSHFRQVHMRARERGILSERTAVVEVFEADGSRAHSSTAGLRLHGNTGRFGPWETKKSYRLHFRDQYGKGRLAYPLIPGHPDLERVVLRAGNDDAFRKQRRATYVRDQLLRQLHEDMGHVASHGAWYELYVNRKYHGVYNVAERIDRDFFSTHAGGLEWDIWRDGALDEATARSWDELLESVARRDLTDDRAYERASEMIDIESFTDYMILNIWAQNNDWPHKNYVAARPRGGKWIFLIWDAEMALGLHTESSDLDTFERAVTRGEVGISELLESLLRNVRYQELFLDRFEEHLRGTLSPDHVLERIATLRATLAAGVSAEVREGFSEAHTALWARNMSDLERFARSRPRAISEHVYRSPRLTVPRVIEVEPARLVLDGPKEIHLSGAGLTESTTVLVGDTPVSVIRRDLPGSITVTLPPDSRLAGRPTITVSDPSRGRTRRHDLVEIVLRSEETS